A window of the Cucurbita pepo subsp. pepo cultivar mu-cu-16 chromosome LG01, ASM280686v2, whole genome shotgun sequence genome harbors these coding sequences:
- the LOC111806813 gene encoding sm-like protein LSM3A encodes MATEEESTVKEPLDLIRLSLDERIYVKLRSDRELRGKLHAYDQHLNMILGDVEEIVTTVEIDDETYEEIVRTSRRTVPFLFVRGDGVILVSPPLRTV; translated from the exons ATGGCGACCGAGGAAGAAAGCACTGTCAAGGAGCCGTTGGATCTCATTAGGTTGAGTCTTGACGAGCGCATTTACGTCAAGCTTCGCTCTGACCGCGAACTCCGTGGGAAGCTCCAT GCCTATGATCAGCATCTAAATATGATTCTTGGTGATGTTGAAGAAATTGTTACCACAGTTGAAATTGATGATGAGACTTATGAAGAGATAGTTCGG aCATCCAGGCGTACGGTCCCGTTTCTTTTCGTTAGAGGAGATGGTGTCATATTGGTTTCTCCTCCGCTGAGGACTGTTTAA
- the LOC111806794 gene encoding uncharacterized protein LOC111806794, producing the protein MEGSLSQEGLIPGGASYGGPDLQGSFKVHNQAQHHHLHTHQGSSVNPSTQEGFLLLQNCDHTMSLVDYSKGERCKNSQSDDEPSFNEDGIDPHNETIKGKKGLMWHRVKWTDKMVKLLITAVSYIGDDIASDYEGGGRRKFQIIQKKGKWKLMSKVMAERGYQVSPQQCEDKFNDLNKRYKRLNDMIGRGTTCRVVENPALLDVIDYLTDKEKDDVRKILNSKQLFYEEMCSYHNSNRLHLPHDPALQRSLQLACRVRDDHDYDEPRRHQNDDFDENEHGETDEHDDFEENFAPHGDDTLSLGGSVKRLRRGQDFDDAHPCGNSLNSLDCNRGSHAYSQTQFAQGDIAHLETESMKGSSSQKQWMELRLLELEDQKLQTRVEMLELEKQKFKWERVNKKKDRELEKMRMINERMKLENERVALDIKQKEIGSRIH; encoded by the coding sequence ATGGAAGGGAGTTTATCACAAGAAGGGTTGATTCCAGGAGGGGCCTCTTATGGAGGTCCTGATTTGCAAGGCTCGTTTAAGGTTCATAATCAGGCAcaacatcatcatcttcatacTCATCAGGGTTCTTCAGTAAATCCTTCCACTCAGGAGGGTTTTTTACTTCTACAAAATTGTGACCATACCATGTCTTTGGTAGATTATAGCAAGGGAGAGAGGTGTAAAAACTCACAGAGTGACGATGAGCCAAGCTTTAACGAGGACGGTATCGATCCTCATAATGAGACGATTAAGGGGAAGAAGGGATTGATGTGGCATCGTGTGAAATGGACGGATAAAATGGTGAAGCTTCTGATTACGGCGGTGTCTTATATCGGAGATGATATTGCTTCGGATTATGAAGGAGGTGGAAGaaggaaatttcaaattatacaGAAGAAAGGTAAATGGAAATTGATGTCAAAGGTTATGGCTGAAAGGGGCTATCAAGTTTCACCACAGCAGTGTGAGGATAAATTTAATGACCTCAATAAGAGGTATAAGAGGCTGAATGATATGATTGGGAGAGGCACTACGTGCCGAGTTGTTGAGAATCCTGCACTTCTTGATGTCATTGATTATTTAACAGACAAAGAGAAGGATGATGtgagaaaaattttaaactcgAAGCAATTGTTCTATGAGGAAATGTGTTCGTATCATAATTCGAATCGACTCCATCTACCCCATGATCCTGCTTTGCAGCGTTCATTGCAGTTGGCTTGTAGAGTTAGGGATGATCATGATTATGATGAGCCAAGGAGACACCAAAACgatgattttgatgaaaaCGAACATGGTGAAACTGATGAACATGACGATTTTGAGGAGAATTTTGCACCTCATGGGGACGACACACTATCTCTAGGAGGCTCAGTAAAGAGGCTAAGGCGAGGTCAGGACTTCGACGATGCTCATCCCTGTGGAAATTCCTTGAATTCTCTTGATTGCAATAGAGGTTCTCATGCTTACTCACAAACACAATTCGCTCAAGGCGATATAGCTCATTTAGAAACCGAAAGTATGAAAGGTTCTTCGTCGCAAAAGCAGTGGATGGAGCTTCGTTTACTAGAGTTGGAAGATCAGAAGCTTCAAACTCGAGTTGAAATGTTGGAATTGGAGAAACAGAAGTTCAAATGGGAGAGAGTTAACAAGAAAAAGGACCGTGAGCTTGAAAAAATGAGGATGATAAACGAGAGGATGAAGCTTGAAAACGAGCGCGTTGCGCTTGACATAAAGCAGAAGGAAATCGGTTCGAGAATTCATTGA
- the LOC111806803 gene encoding vacuolar iron transporter homolog 4-like, which produces MDPNKLTLTNLEQQSPSDVETKQFDYSKRAQWLRAAVLGANDGLVSTASLMMGVGAVKQDIKAMILTGFAGLVAGACSMAIGEFVSVYSQLDIEVAQMKREKLQRGSHLDGQTQSQESKGNEKLPNPLQAAIASALAFSIGAMVPLLAASFIREYKVRLGVVVAAVTLALLAFGSLGALLGKASPVKSSIRVLVGGWLAMAITFGLTKLIGVSGL; this is translated from the coding sequence ATGGACCCCAACAAGTTAACCCTAACCAATTTGGAGCAACAATCCCCCTCCGACGTCGAAACCAAGCAATTCGACTACTCAAAACGCGCCCAATGGCTACGTGCAGCCGTGCTCGGTGCCAACGACGGGCTCGTCTCCACCGCGTCTCTCATGATGGGAGTTGGAGCCGTGAAACAAGACATCAAGGCCATGATCCTCACTGGCTTTGCCGGGTTGGTTGCCGGTGCGTGTAGTATGGCGATCGGTGAGTTCGTGTCGGTTTACTCACAATTAGACATTGAAGTAGCTCaaatgaagagagaaaagttgCAAAGAGGTAGCCATCTAGATGGGCAAACCCAAAGCCAAGAGAGCAAAGGTAATGAAAAACTGCCTAACCCACTCCAAGCCGCTATAGCCTCTGCCTTGGCTTTCTCTATTGGAGCAATGGTGCCATTGTTGGCTGCTTCCTTTATAAGAGAATATAAGGTAAGGCTTGGCGTGGTTGTTGCAGCGGTAACGTTGGCTCTCCTTGCGTTCGGGTCGTTGGGCGCTCTCCTTGGAAAAGCATCACCGGTTAAGTCGTCCATCCGAGTGTTGGTTGGAGGTTGGCTAGCCATGGCTATAACCTTCGGATTAACTAAGCTAATCGGAGTAAGTGGACTCTAG
- the LOC111805561 gene encoding WAT1-related protein At1g43650, translating into MRSLVSYAEAMEVHKPYIAMLFVQCVYSGMALFSKAAISQGMNPPIFVFYRQAFATIAMAPFAFFLERKKAVPLSFKFLFKVFLISLSGITLSLNLYYIAINHISATFAAATTNTIPAITLLFALLFRYEVISVRKMEGIAKLVGGVIGFSGALVYAFVKGPVMKFMNWYPQNARNSFEGYSGSEWIKGSFVMLSANIAWSLWLVLQASIVKEYPAKLRITSLQCFFSLIQSGLWAVVMERKADAWKLGWNLQLFSVAYCGVIVTGMTYWLQIWTVEKKGPVFTAMFTPLALIITAIFSALVWKEALHWGSVGGAILLVVGLYCVLWGKNKEEDIKTEAIEQRVDIKEETNSASIC; encoded by the exons ATGAGGAGCTTGGTTAGCTATGCAGAAGCAATGGAGGTCCACAAGCCATACATTGCTATGCTGTTCGTTCAGTGTGTGTACTCAGGAATGGCTTTGTTCTCAAAGGCAGCCATTTCTCAAGGCATGAACCCACCCATCTTCGTCTTCTACCGCCAAGCGTTCGCTACCATCGCCATGGCTCCGTTCGCCTTCTTCCTCGAAAG AAAGAAGGCAGTTCCTTTATCCTTCAAGTTTCTCTTCAAAGTGTTCTTGATTTCTCTAAGTGG aatcACCTTGAGTTTAAACCTTTATTACATAGCTATCAACCACATATCAGCAACATTTGCAGCCGCTACAACCAACACGATCCCCGCTATTACACTCCTCTTCGCTCTCCTCTTCAG ATATGAAGTGATTTCGGTGAGAAAGATGGAAGGGATAGCGAAATTGGTTGGGGGTGTGATAGGTTTTTCTGGGGCTTTGGTGTATGCTTTTGTGAAGGGTCCAGTGATGAAGTTCATGAATTGGTACCCACAAAACGCTCGTAATTCGTTCGAAGGGTACTCGGGTTCGGAATGGATTAAGGGTTCATTTGTTATGCTTTCAGCCAATATTGCTTGGTCTTTGTGGCTTGTTTTGCAG gCCTCAATTGTGAAGGAATATCCAGCGAAGTTGAGGATTACAAGCTTGCAGTGCTTCTTCAGCTTGATACAATCAGGTTTGTGGGCTGTGGTGATGGAGAGAAAGGCTGATGCTTGGAAGCTTGGATGGAATCTTCAACTCTTCTCGGTTGCCTATTGC GGTGTGATCGTGACGGGAATGACGTATTGGCTACAAATATGGACAGTAGAGAAGAAAGGACCAGTTTTCACAGCCATGTTTACACCATTAGCACTAATCATAACAGCAATCTTCTCAGCATTAGTATGGAAGGAAGCCCTTCATTGGGGAAG TGTTGGTGGGGCTATATTGCTGGTGGTGGGGCTTTATTGTGTTCTATGggggaagaacaaagaagaagatatcAAAACTGAAGCAATTGAACAAAGAGTTGATATCAAAGAGGAAACCAATTCAGCCTCCATTTGCTAA